The Nyctibius grandis isolate bNycGra1 chromosome 3, bNycGra1.pri, whole genome shotgun sequence genome window below encodes:
- the RETREG1 gene encoding reticulophagy regulator 1 isoform X2, which produces MPDSEDLGQDESWKVISSRQDYRPRINQCISETLMNLFVFLQEMSHFKEQNPGKFCLLVCSVCTFFTVLGSYIPGVVLSYVLLLCAFLCPFLKCNEFGQKVCKKIKTVLMKLDFGILEYINQKKKERSETAKTKPTEDDSELDISALCPKVSAAVVAKELSVSDTDVSEVSWTDNGTFNLSEGYSPQTDTSDDFDRPSDHEEAFARDLSEFPSLENGAGTNDDDDSSIGMPIQQKQKQEQTYFKVDHASRQSKKRPSAAELSLPLSSDQTFNLMSGIAGDVIAAAVSAAIKDQLQSAQQAPSHAAPSLSEETDTEEADDFELLDQSELEQIEKELGLSQGQEAESQEKKKSSGFLSNLLGSH; this is translated from the exons CTGGAAAGTCATCAGTTCCAGGCAAGACTACAGACCCAGAATAAATCAGTgcatttcagaaacactgatgaatttatttgtatttcttcaaGAAATGTCCCACTTCAAGGAACAAAACCCTGGCAAG TTTTGCCTACTGGTCTGCAGTGTGTGTACATTTTTCACTGTCTTGGGAAGTTACATTCCTGGAGTTGTCCTTTCCTATGTCCTGC TATTGTGTGCCTTTTTATGTCCCTTCCTTAAGTGCAATGAATTTGGACAGAAAGTGTGCAAGAAAATTAAGACTGTTCTGATGAAACTAGATTTTGGAATACTGGAATATAtcaaccagaagaaaaaagagagatctG aaacagcaaaaacaaaacccacagaagATGACAGTGAATTAGACATATCAGCCCTGTGTCCTAAG GTTAGTGCTGCAGTTGTTGCCAAAGAGCTGTCAGTGTCTGACACAGATGTATCAGAAGTATCTTGGACCGATAATGGGACCTTTAATTTATCGGAGGGGTATTCTCCGCAAACGGACACATCTGATG ATTTTGACCGACCCAGTGATCATGAAGAAGCTTTCGCTAGAGATCTTTCAGAATTTCCTTCTTTAGAAAATGGTGCCGGAAcaaatgatgatgatgactCAAGCATCGGTATGCCCATccagcaaaaacaaaaacaagagcAAACATATTTCAAGGTGGATCATGCTTCCAGACAGAGTAAAAAGAGACCGTCAGCTGCAGAGCTCTCCTTGCCTTTGTCCAGTGACCAAACCTTTAATTTAATGAGTGGAATTGCTGGGGATGTCATCGCAGCTGCGGTGTCTGCTGCCATCAAAGACCAGTTGCAGTCCGCACAGCAAGCTCCCTCACATGCAGCGCCCAGTTTGAGCGAGGAGACAGACACAGAGGAAGCTGATGATTTTGAACTGCTTGACCAGTCTGAGCTTGAGCAGATTGAGAAAGAACTGGGACTTTCACAAGGCCAAGAAGCAGAatcccaggaaaagaaaaaatcttcagGCTTCCTTTCAAATCTGCTTGGAAGTCATTAA